Proteins encoded in a region of the Piliocolobus tephrosceles isolate RC106 unplaced genomic scaffold, ASM277652v3 unscaffolded_430, whole genome shotgun sequence genome:
- the LOC113220087 gene encoding ATP-dependent 6-phosphofructokinase, platelet type-like isoform X3 — MGGLRPEPMLYTCSKSPSASGICRCLSQVSGDGGRAWLRTPSSLSSVEHLTEKMKTTIQRGLVLRHKIPKEQWWLKLRPLMKILAKDKDSYDMSHSGQLEHVQPWSV, encoded by the exons atggggggCTTGCGGCCGGAGCCGATGCTGTATACATGTTCGAAGAGCCCTTCGGCATCAGGGATCTGCAG GTGCCTCTCCCAAGTGTCAGGTGATGGCGGACGTGCCTGGTTGAGGACACCTTCTAGTCTC TCCAGTGTGGAGCACCTGACGGAGAAAATGAAGACCACCATCCAGAGGGGCCTTGTGCTCAG GCACAAGATTCCCAAAGAACAGTGGTGGCTCAAGCTGCGGCCCCTCATGAAGATCTTGGCCAAGGACAAAGACAGCTACGACATGTCGCACTCAGGCCAGCTAGAGCACGTGCAGCCCTGGAGCGTCTGA
- the LOC113220087 gene encoding uncharacterized protein LOC113220087 isoform X1, with protein sequence MAKPPPQVIKVTSRWLPWWGGVGACSHPLRGHIPAAAHPSPLRCWDRMLRHSRGPCCTHPSGSSGMVGAPWAGVTVTTSSSLPAEPSGAFSSSSPRAATVATWPTWGACGRSRCCIHVRRALRHQGSAGWFDFQGGMETEVLQKMPCLMPFASPRCLSQVSGDGGRAWLRTPSSLSSVEHLTEKMKTTIQRGLVLRHKIPKEQWWLKLRPLMKILAKDKDSYDMSHSGQLEHVQPWSV encoded by the exons ATGGCCAAGCCCCCACCACAGGTCATCAAGGTCACCTCCAGGTGGCTGccgtggtggggtggggtgggggcatgtTCACACCCACTCCGAGGGCACATCCCGGCTGCTGCACACCCTTCACCTCTGCGATGCTGGGACCGCATGCTCAGGCACAGTAGGGGGCCTTGCTGCACTCACCCATCGGGTAGCTCTGGGATGGTGGGTGCACCCTGGGCTGGAGTGACTGTGACCACATCAAGCAGTCTGCCAGCGGAACCAAGTGGCGCATTTTCATCATCAAGTCCACGGGCGGCTACTGTGgctacctggccaacatggggggCTTGCGGCCGGAGCCGATGCTGTATACATGTTCGAAGAGCCCTTCGGCATCAGGGATCTGCAG GGTGGTTTGATTTTCAAGGGGGCATGGAGACGGAGGTGCTACAGAAAATGCCATGCTTGATGCCCTTCGCATCACCCAGGTGCCTCTCCCAAGTGTCAGGTGATGGCGGACGTGCCTGGTTGAGGACACCTTCTAGTCTC TCCAGTGTGGAGCACCTGACGGAGAAAATGAAGACCACCATCCAGAGGGGCCTTGTGCTCAG GCACAAGATTCCCAAAGAACAGTGGTGGCTCAAGCTGCGGCCCCTCATGAAGATCTTGGCCAAGGACAAAGACAGCTACGACATGTCGCACTCAGGCCAGCTAGAGCACGTGCAGCCCTGGAGCGTCTGA
- the LOC113220087 gene encoding uncharacterized protein LOC113220087 isoform X2: MAKPPPQVIKVTSRWLPWWGGVGACSHPLRGHIPAAAHPSPLRCWDRMLRHSRGPCCTHPSGSSGMVGAPWAGVTVTTSSSLPAEPSGAFSSSSPRAATVATWPTWGACGRSRCCIHVRRALRHQGSAGGMETEVLQKMPCLMPFASPRCLSQVSGDGGRAWLRTPSSLSSVEHLTEKMKTTIQRGLVLRHKIPKEQWWLKLRPLMKILAKDKDSYDMSHSGQLEHVQPWSV; encoded by the exons ATGGCCAAGCCCCCACCACAGGTCATCAAGGTCACCTCCAGGTGGCTGccgtggtggggtggggtgggggcatgtTCACACCCACTCCGAGGGCACATCCCGGCTGCTGCACACCCTTCACCTCTGCGATGCTGGGACCGCATGCTCAGGCACAGTAGGGGGCCTTGCTGCACTCACCCATCGGGTAGCTCTGGGATGGTGGGTGCACCCTGGGCTGGAGTGACTGTGACCACATCAAGCAGTCTGCCAGCGGAACCAAGTGGCGCATTTTCATCATCAAGTCCACGGGCGGCTACTGTGgctacctggccaacatggggggCTTGCGGCCGGAGCCGATGCTGTATACATGTTCGAAGAGCCCTTCGGCATCAGGGATCTGCAG GGGGCATGGAGACGGAGGTGCTACAGAAAATGCCATGCTTGATGCCCTTCGCATCACCCAGGTGCCTCTCCCAAGTGTCAGGTGATGGCGGACGTGCCTGGTTGAGGACACCTTCTAGTCTC TCCAGTGTGGAGCACCTGACGGAGAAAATGAAGACCACCATCCAGAGGGGCCTTGTGCTCAG GCACAAGATTCCCAAAGAACAGTGGTGGCTCAAGCTGCGGCCCCTCATGAAGATCTTGGCCAAGGACAAAGACAGCTACGACATGTCGCACTCAGGCCAGCTAGAGCACGTGCAGCCCTGGAGCGTCTGA